A genome region from Blautia coccoides includes the following:
- a CDS encoding helix-turn-helix domain-containing protein, which produces MEKAKILEHLIKEQGYSLKAFAEKCGMPYTTLYGILKKGVGRASVDNVIQICQNLGITVEELEEMATGEKQKYEPSYDDVERLIARNGKQMSKEQKLRLIQLLSEIIE; this is translated from the coding sequence ATGGAAAAAGCCAAAATACTTGAACACTTAATTAAAGAACAAGGGTATAGTTTAAAGGCTTTTGCTGAAAAATGTGGAATGCCATATACTACATTGTACGGAATTTTGAAAAAAGGTGTTGGGCGTGCAAGCGTTGATAACGTTATACAAATATGCCAGAATCTTGGCATCACTGTTGAAGAGCTCGAAGAGATGGCTACCGGAGAAAAACAAAAATACGAGCCGTCGTATGATGACGTTGAACGCCTCATTGCCAGAAATGGGAAACAGATGTCTAAAGAACAGAAATTACGCCTGATACAGCTTTTGTCCGAAATAATTGAATAA